From the genome of Spirulina subsalsa PCC 9445:
CGTATCCCTGGGGAGACCGATCTGCTGCAAAGGGCTACACGCATGGATTTTCATAACTACCTCGCCGAGGATATACTGGTCAAAGTAGACCGAGCTAGTATGCTTAATTCCCTAGAGGTACGGGCACCATTCCTTGATTACCGATTGATCGAGTTCGCCTTTGGCAAAGTCCCCTCGCACTTGAAAGCTACAATCAGCGATAAGAAGATTCTCCTCAAACACCTCACAAATCGGGTGTTACCACCAGAGTTTGACAAGCAGCGCAAACAAGGGTTTTCGATACCAATGGCTGAGTGGTTGAAGTCCGGACTATTTCGAGAACTGTTTTGGGATACCTTATCAAGTCCAGACTGCCTGTTTGATAAAAAAACAGTTCAAAATCTCTTGAAAGGACAAGATCAGGGGCGAAGCAACGGCGAGCGGTTATTTGCCTTAGTTCAATTTGAGCTTTGGAGAAAAACTTACAACACAAGTCTTTAATCTTTGGATAATGATTGACTAAGAATACAACTAAATGAAACCAGAACTTTTACGATATTTACGCTGTCCACAAAGTGGTCAAATCCTTGTGCTGGAAACATCGGATACAATCACAACTCCCGATCTAGAGTCTTCAAGGGAAATCAAGGAAGGGTGGCTAGTCAGTGAAGATGGACAGCATCGTTACCCAATTCGTAACAGCATTCCTCGTTTTGTACCTGAATCAAACTATGCCGATAACTTCGGTATGCAGTGGAATCACTTCGCTAAAACACAACTTGATAGCCACTCGGGACATCCGATTTCTGCCAAGCGGTTCTGGAAGGCTACCAACTGGAATTCTGATGAAATGAAGAAGTGCTGGGTTCTAGATGTAGGTTGCGGATCTGGGAGGTTTGCAGAAATTGCTCTGGGTACTGGTGCACAAGTCGTAGCCCTAGACTATTCCAGTGCAGTCGATGCTTGTTACGCTAACCTGAAACACTATCCCAACTTACATGTAGTGCAAGGCGATATATACGCACTGCCCTTTGCTCCTGAATCTTTTACCTTTGTTTACTCATTGGGTGTCCTGCAACATACACCAGATGTTAGTAA
Proteins encoded in this window:
- a CDS encoding class I SAM-dependent methyltransferase yields the protein MKPELLRYLRCPQSGQILVLETSDTITTPDLESSREIKEGWLVSEDGQHRYPIRNSIPRFVPESNYADNFGMQWNHFAKTQLDSHSGHPISAKRFWKATNWNSDEMKKCWVLDVGCGSGRFAEIALGTGAQVVALDYSSAVDACYANLKHYPNLHVVQGDIYALPFAPESFTFVYSLGVLQHTPDVSKAFAALPPLLAEEGQICVDYYEKSLKSQLLPKYWLRPLTKQMDKERLFSLVRNAVTVLLPISRTLGHIPLTGNLLKRLIPVANYEGILPLTETQLQEWALLDTFDWLSPIYDNPQTASTVRLWLEQAGLKDIEVLKAGHLVGRGRKF